The Mycolicibacterium mageritense genome contains a region encoding:
- a CDS encoding YbaB/EbfC family nucleoid-associated protein — protein MSNDAARHELAEVLALAQEQMADLAAVQKKRAALTASATVADGTVEVTVNAQGIVTRTVIDETYLDEFEFADLGDYITTAAQAAARDVGKRSAELLVPMTERRKKFPALSDIVEGAPDFREWMPDLTPLRPESAAAAGPGDDDGDDDTSYTPTVRR, from the coding sequence GTGAGCAACGACGCGGCTCGGCATGAGCTCGCCGAGGTGCTGGCGCTCGCCCAGGAACAAATGGCCGATCTGGCCGCCGTCCAGAAGAAGCGTGCCGCGCTCACCGCGAGCGCCACAGTCGCCGACGGGACGGTCGAGGTGACGGTGAACGCGCAGGGCATCGTCACCCGCACGGTGATCGACGAGACATACCTGGACGAATTCGAGTTCGCCGATCTCGGTGACTACATCACCACCGCGGCCCAGGCCGCGGCGCGTGACGTGGGGAAGCGGTCGGCGGAACTGCTGGTCCCGATGACTGAACGCCGCAAGAAATTCCCGGCGTTGTCCGACATCGTCGAAGGCGCGCCAGACTTCCGCGAGTGGATGCCGGACCTGACGCCACTTCGCCCCGAATCCGCCGCTGCCGCAGGCCCCGGAGATGACGACGGTGATGACGACACTTCCTACACCCCCACTGTGAGGAGATAG
- a CDS encoding WXG100 family type VII secretion target: MSQPLGVTPEGLRATSDHLADVSSRMKGVLSTLQNNLSSEGAAWGDDKIGSQFADGGDGYLAQVDWVDGSIDAKTGLLDNYSEGLRTAADTLEQQDQA, from the coding sequence ATGAGCCAACCGCTGGGTGTGACACCCGAAGGCTTGCGGGCCACCTCCGACCATTTGGCCGACGTGAGTTCGCGGATGAAGGGCGTGCTGTCCACGCTCCAGAACAACCTCAGCAGTGAGGGCGCAGCCTGGGGCGACGACAAGATCGGCAGCCAGTTCGCCGACGGTGGCGATGGCTACCTCGCCCAGGTGGATTGGGTCGACGGCTCGATCGATGCCAAGACCGGACTGTTGGACAACTATTCAGAGGGCTTGCGAACTGCTGCTGACACGCTCGAGCAGCAGGACCAGGCGTAG